A part of Liolophura sinensis isolate JHLJ2023 chromosome 1, CUHK_Ljap_v2, whole genome shotgun sequence genomic DNA contains:
- the LOC135475324 gene encoding neural cell adhesion molecule 2-like isoform X2, translating into MVTRVTLRNPPDAVLAGDPITFTCNTSASKPQACIRGYIRSSGNVQELDPNACNQDSSLVQTTARTFTFTASAEENGAELYCNASNSVTDPPVRSLVYTLNVNYPPQNGVRLTGYVNNTAVESGETLALTCQVGKGNPRPALTWSSECGETNTVPGNDGSQQISISITVSPSLNQKTCVCQGSQDGVLTRWTEQKRRIFNVFFGPDSLQLRAGSGQSGNTVTVTENSTVTFICNTSESNPAAVLSWYNNSSPIAAAKVSEVISQRSPNHGYLTTQRYTVRVDRYQDGDVIRCEAQRPGRNKRVSHNLAMNVNYAPQILCNASHVTVFEGQLVKISCDVISKLEVSVLWVKDGRQIDDASITNYRGPNQRDVTVATIEFGQADKSLSGIYQIEARNSVGSFHMEVSVTVIDGQYIPSEMDTKSCSNSQATLVWASGIDDSLVEYYQLEYKGTEGHWKEELVRNPGRIKLVRKTLRDLEPGVFYQFRLRPVSDIVLMEYATANCTVHNSQTSEAGLSKATMLGVGFVAGIALVTLAVIMVTCCLLRRGRLIWQKELRSSDKGNGEHDVSLQSVGEDIEMPEPPPLGEYEDLDNTPRPGPHYEDLSENVSSTRRSDTGVYENATVM; encoded by the exons ATGGTGACTCGGGTAACTCTGAGGAACCCTCCAGATGCAGTGTTAGCCGGTGACCCAATCACCTTTACCTGTAATACCTCGGCCAGTAAACCCCAGGCTTGTATAAGAGGGTATATACGGAGTTCCGGTAATGTCCAGGAGCTAGACCCGAATGCCTGTAACCAGGACTCCAGCTTGGTACAGACCACAGCTCGGACATTCACGTTTACAGCTAGTGCCGAAGAGAACGgagctgagctgtactgtaacgCCTCCAACAGTGTGACGGATCCCCCTGTGCGCTCACTAGTCTACACACTCAATGTGAACT ATCCTCCACAAAATGGCGTCCGCTTGACAGGTTATGTTAACAACACAGCCGTGGAGTCTGGAGAAACACTGGCCTTGACTTGTCAGGTGGGAAAGGGGAATCCCCGACCAGCACTAACATGGTCATCGGAGTGTGGTGAGACAAACACAGTCCCTGGTAACGATGGAAGTCAGCAGATCAGTATCAGCATAACCGTCAGTCCGTCCCTAAACCAGAAGACGTGTGTATGTCAGGGGAGTCAGGACGGGGTGTTGACAAGATGGACGGAGCAGAAGAGGagaatatttaatgtttttt tcGGACCTGACAGCCTTCAGCTCCGGGCAGGTTCCGGACAATCGGGTAACACTGTCACCGTCACAGAGAACAGTACagtgacatttatatgtaacaCTAGTGAGTCCAATCCCGCTGCCGTTCTCTCCTggtacaacaacagcagtccTATAGCAGCAGCAAAGGTATCAGAAGTGATCTCACAGCGAAGTCCCAACCACGGATACCTGACCACACAGCGGTATACAGTGAGGGTTGATCGATATCAGGATGGTGACGTCATCAGGTGTGAGGCTCAGAGACCTGGACGAAATAAACGTGTATCACACAACCTAGCCATGAACGTCAATT ATGCACCACAAATATTGTGTAACGCAAGTCACGTGACCGTGTTCGAGGGTCAGCTGGTGAAGATCTCCTGTGACGTCATTTCCAAACTTGAGGTGTCTGTCTTGTGGGTTAAAGATGGTCGGCAAATTGACGACGCTTCCATTACCAACTACCGGGGTCCAAACCAGCGTGACGTCACTGTAGCCACCATTGAGTTTGGTCAGGCGGATAAGTCACTGTCCGGGATATATCAGATCGAGGCTAGGAATAGTGTGGGCTCATTTCATATGGAAGTGTCTGTCACAGTGATAG ATGGTCAGTATATTCCTAGTGAAATGGATACAAAATCTTGCTCCAACAGCCAGGCTACCTTGGTCTGGGCGTCTGGGATTGACGACTCTCTGGTGGAATACTACCAGCTGGAGTACAAAGGAACAGAGGGTCATTGGAAGGAAGAACTCGTCAGAAACCCGGGCAGGATAAAACTTGTGCGGAAAACCTTGAGGGATCTTGAGCCTGGAGTGTTCTACCAGTTCCGACTTCGGCCTGTCTCCGACATTGTCTTGATGGAGTACGCTACAGCCAACTGTACTGTCCACA ATTCACAAACATCTGAGGCGGGCCTCAGTAAAGCCACCATGTTAGGTGTGGGGTTTGTGGCTGGTATCGCTCTCGTCACTCTCGCGGTTATCATGGTGACGTGCTGTCTTCTGCGTAGAGGACGATTAATATGGCAAAAAG aactgcGGTCGTCTGATAAAGGGAATGGAGAACACGATGTAAG TCTTCAAAGCGTTGGTGAAGACATCGAAATGCCTGAGCCTCCACCACTAG GTGAGTATGAAGACCTGGACAACACGCCAAGACCAG GTCCACATTACGAAGATCTGTCTGAGAATGTGTCGTCGACAAGACGTTCTGACACGGGAGTTTACGAGAATGCCACTGTGATGTGA
- the LOC135475324 gene encoding neural cell adhesion molecule 2-like isoform X1, with product MHVFVVMVTRVTLRNPPDAVLAGDPITFTCNTSASKPQACIRGYIRSSGNVQELDPNACNQDSSLVQTTARTFTFTASAEENGAELYCNASNSVTDPPVRSLVYTLNVNYPPQNGVRLTGYVNNTAVESGETLALTCQVGKGNPRPALTWSSECGETNTVPGNDGSQQISISITVSPSLNQKTCVCQGSQDGVLTRWTEQKRRIFNVFFGPDSLQLRAGSGQSGNTVTVTENSTVTFICNTSESNPAAVLSWYNNSSPIAAAKVSEVISQRSPNHGYLTTQRYTVRVDRYQDGDVIRCEAQRPGRNKRVSHNLAMNVNYAPQILCNASHVTVFEGQLVKISCDVISKLEVSVLWVKDGRQIDDASITNYRGPNQRDVTVATIEFGQADKSLSGIYQIEARNSVGSFHMEVSVTVIDGQYIPSEMDTKSCSNSQATLVWASGIDDSLVEYYQLEYKGTEGHWKEELVRNPGRIKLVRKTLRDLEPGVFYQFRLRPVSDIVLMEYATANCTVHNSQTSEAGLSKATMLGVGFVAGIALVTLAVIMVTCCLLRRGRLIWQKELRSSDKGNGEHDVSLQSVGEDIEMPEPPPLGEYEDLDNTPRPGPHYEDLSENVSSTRRSDTGVYENATVM from the exons atgcatgtatttgtagttATGGTGACTCGGGTAACTCTGAGGAACCCTCCAGATGCAGTGTTAGCCGGTGACCCAATCACCTTTACCTGTAATACCTCGGCCAGTAAACCCCAGGCTTGTATAAGAGGGTATATACGGAGTTCCGGTAATGTCCAGGAGCTAGACCCGAATGCCTGTAACCAGGACTCCAGCTTGGTACAGACCACAGCTCGGACATTCACGTTTACAGCTAGTGCCGAAGAGAACGgagctgagctgtactgtaacgCCTCCAACAGTGTGACGGATCCCCCTGTGCGCTCACTAGTCTACACACTCAATGTGAACT ATCCTCCACAAAATGGCGTCCGCTTGACAGGTTATGTTAACAACACAGCCGTGGAGTCTGGAGAAACACTGGCCTTGACTTGTCAGGTGGGAAAGGGGAATCCCCGACCAGCACTAACATGGTCATCGGAGTGTGGTGAGACAAACACAGTCCCTGGTAACGATGGAAGTCAGCAGATCAGTATCAGCATAACCGTCAGTCCGTCCCTAAACCAGAAGACGTGTGTATGTCAGGGGAGTCAGGACGGGGTGTTGACAAGATGGACGGAGCAGAAGAGGagaatatttaatgtttttt tcGGACCTGACAGCCTTCAGCTCCGGGCAGGTTCCGGACAATCGGGTAACACTGTCACCGTCACAGAGAACAGTACagtgacatttatatgtaacaCTAGTGAGTCCAATCCCGCTGCCGTTCTCTCCTggtacaacaacagcagtccTATAGCAGCAGCAAAGGTATCAGAAGTGATCTCACAGCGAAGTCCCAACCACGGATACCTGACCACACAGCGGTATACAGTGAGGGTTGATCGATATCAGGATGGTGACGTCATCAGGTGTGAGGCTCAGAGACCTGGACGAAATAAACGTGTATCACACAACCTAGCCATGAACGTCAATT ATGCACCACAAATATTGTGTAACGCAAGTCACGTGACCGTGTTCGAGGGTCAGCTGGTGAAGATCTCCTGTGACGTCATTTCCAAACTTGAGGTGTCTGTCTTGTGGGTTAAAGATGGTCGGCAAATTGACGACGCTTCCATTACCAACTACCGGGGTCCAAACCAGCGTGACGTCACTGTAGCCACCATTGAGTTTGGTCAGGCGGATAAGTCACTGTCCGGGATATATCAGATCGAGGCTAGGAATAGTGTGGGCTCATTTCATATGGAAGTGTCTGTCACAGTGATAG ATGGTCAGTATATTCCTAGTGAAATGGATACAAAATCTTGCTCCAACAGCCAGGCTACCTTGGTCTGGGCGTCTGGGATTGACGACTCTCTGGTGGAATACTACCAGCTGGAGTACAAAGGAACAGAGGGTCATTGGAAGGAAGAACTCGTCAGAAACCCGGGCAGGATAAAACTTGTGCGGAAAACCTTGAGGGATCTTGAGCCTGGAGTGTTCTACCAGTTCCGACTTCGGCCTGTCTCCGACATTGTCTTGATGGAGTACGCTACAGCCAACTGTACTGTCCACA ATTCACAAACATCTGAGGCGGGCCTCAGTAAAGCCACCATGTTAGGTGTGGGGTTTGTGGCTGGTATCGCTCTCGTCACTCTCGCGGTTATCATGGTGACGTGCTGTCTTCTGCGTAGAGGACGATTAATATGGCAAAAAG aactgcGGTCGTCTGATAAAGGGAATGGAGAACACGATGTAAG TCTTCAAAGCGTTGGTGAAGACATCGAAATGCCTGAGCCTCCACCACTAG GTGAGTATGAAGACCTGGACAACACGCCAAGACCAG GTCCACATTACGAAGATCTGTCTGAGAATGTGTCGTCGACAAGACGTTCTGACACGGGAGTTTACGAGAATGCCACTGTGATGTGA
- the LOC135482304 gene encoding uncharacterized protein LOC135482304 has translation MRPRKRNHADHVTVSLAVLVCLWQAPFVSSLSIIAPGDVVAGRPFTLECKIARSADNKDIPQWFYRYNQTTSEIYSSRYCNQSIPIHPAAPAGLSGGCQHVNGEEVYTVTIQNVTKDTGRGIWICLYASRGVNVSLDVKVMVTLVTLTNPPDVVLAGKPSNFTCVTSASKPQACIMAYIRSSGNVRELDPRACNQDTSSVQITSRTLTFTASAKENGAELYCNASNSVTDPPVRSHVYAVSVQCE, from the exons ATGAGACCACGGAAAAGGAATCATGCGGATCACGTAACAGTCTCGCTAGCGGTACTTGTCTGCCTGTGGCAAG CTCCATTTGTGTCGAGTTTGTCAATCATAGCACCTGGAGATGTCGTGGCCGGTCGTCCGTTTACCTTGGAGTGCAAGATAGCCAGATCGGCAGACAACAAAGATATTCCGCAGTGGTTTTACCGCTATAATCAGACCACATCCGAGATATACTCCTCCCGTTATTGTAATCAATCAATACCAATACACCCGGCAGCACCAGCAGGATTATCAGGGGGTTGTCAACACGTCAATGGAGAAGAGGTTTACACAGTGACGATACAGAACGTAACTAAAGACACGGGTCGGGGCATATGGATATGTCTATATGCAAGCAGGGGAGTCAATGTTTCTCTGGATGTGAAAG TAATGGTCACTCTGGTAACTCTGACGAACCCTCCTGATGTAGTGTTAGCCGGTAAACCCTCCAACTTTACCTGTGTGACCTCAGCCAGTAAGCCCCAGGCCTGCATAATGGCGTACATACGGAGTTCTGGTAATGTCCGGGAGCTAGATCCGCGTGCCTGTAACCAGGACACCAGCTCGGTACAGATCACAAGCCGGACCCTTACTTTTACAGCCAGCGCGAAGGAGAACGgagctgagctgtactgtaacgCCTCCAACAGTGTGACGGATCCCCCTGTACGCTCACATGTCTACGCAGTCAGTGTACAATGTGAGTAA